ACGATCCGAACGGACATCCCTTTCTCGGAACTGGTCGCGAGCCTGCCGTTGTTACTGATCTATCCCACACTGGTCGGACTCACGAGCTATCGCCTGGCGAAGCGGCTCTCGAAGAGCGAGCGGACGCTGCGCCGGATCAGCGATCAGGACGACCTGACGTCGCTACTGAACCGACGCTCATGGATGCGCGCGCTCACGAATTGCTTCGCCGAGAAGCGGCTAGGGCGCACGGGGACCGCGAGCATCGCACTGATCGATATCGACGGGTTCAAGGAAATCAACGACTTGCACGGCCATCTCCAGGGCGACTCGCTGATCAGGATTCTCTCCGACGTGCTGTCCACCGAACTCGGCAGTCATGACGTCAGCGGCCGCTACGGCGGCGACGAGTTCTGCGTGTTGTTCGACGGGCAATCCGCCGAGAAGGCACGTCGGAAGCTGGAAAAGGTGTGTACAGTGTTCTCGGAGGCCACCGAGGGGCTGGATTCCGCGCGTGCCGTGACATTGAGCGCTGGCGTGGCGAACTACACCGTGAACCTGGTGTCGCCGACCGCGTGGCTAGCGATGGCCGACCACGCGTTATACACAGCCAAGCGCTCGGGGAAGGACCGGATCGTGATTG
This window of the Pandoraea sputorum genome carries:
- a CDS encoding diguanylate cyclase, coding for MTDPSTDPITRSHAQKGRDFSRRVLGLRSLGCVLSAIAVFTAIRHAGASHFGYGIWALNAFLWPAFAHAIAMSSADPVSAERRNLLCDSAFGGGWVVAMQCSGVPSAVLVSVLLMHNASAGGYRLLRDGILAMLVGGILTGTVLGFTIRTDIPFSELVASLPLLLIYPTLVGLTSYRLAKRLSKSERTLRRISDQDDLTSLLNRRSWMRALTNCFAEKRLGRTGTASIALIDIDGFKEINDLHGHLQGDSLIRILSDVLSTELGSHDVSGRYGGDEFCVLFDGQSAEKARRKLEKVCTVFSEATEGLDSARAVTLSAGVANYTVNLVSPTAWLAMADHALYTAKRSGKDRIVIADIDVGFSGVVLH